In one Brienomyrus brachyistius isolate T26 chromosome 5, BBRACH_0.4, whole genome shotgun sequence genomic region, the following are encoded:
- the LOC125742933 gene encoding kelch-like protein 10 isoform X2, which yields MERNDAWNIFNELRLGGPLCDVVIEVNGVKFTAHKIILCGCSAYFRALFANGWSDTGRHEYSIPDVSPEIMKLVIDYAYTHSLPITVDNVESLLVAADQFTIAGIMQSCSAFLENQLCLENCTGIFKFADINWCPELYQSAFSFILHNFKEVATISEEFLELTLPQLCDIIEKDELNVRMARISADYFMYTLKNSDLLKDRVEFNPFFISTLKAMYNLNMNGPSPSDFDNPLTRPRLPSAILLAISGWNHGSPTNAIEAYDTRADRWVNVTRGEERPRPYHGAAYLKGFVYCIGGFDGVVCFSSVDKFNPVTRIWHEVAPMHSRRCYVSVAVLDSFVYAMGGFDGHLRLNTAERYHPEANQWMQISPMIEQRSDASATALHGKVYICGGFNGAESLFTAECYNPLTDQWDAIAPMTNSRSGLGIVAYDEQIYAVGGFDGSNRLRSMEAYNPLTNKWRDVAAMFNPRSNFGIEVVDDLMFVVGGFNGLTTTTSVEYYNRNADSWYNAQEMGAGRSGLSCCVVSALPSIARYAAPRQSLGQ from the exons ATGGAACGTAATGACGCATGGAATATTTTTAATGAGCTTCGTCTGGGCGGACCGCTTTGTGATGTGGTCATTGAAGTCAACGGTGTAAAATTCACAGCCCACAAAATTATTCTTTGCGGCTGCAGCGCCTATTTCCG GGCTCTCTTCGCAAATGGCTGGAGTGACACAGGAAGGCATGAGTACAGCATCCCAGATGTTTCCCCAGAGATAATGAAGCTAGTCATTGACTATGCCTACACACACTCTTTGCCCATCACAGTTGACAATGTGGAAAGCCTGTTGGTGGCTGCTGACCAGTTCACCATCGCGGGCATAATGCAAAGCTGTAGCGCGTTCCTGGAGAACCAGCTCTGTCTAGAGAACTGTACTGGCATTTTCAAGTTTGCCGACATCAACTGGTGTCCTGAGTTATACCAGTCTGCCTTCAGCTTTATACTGCATaacttcaaggaggttgccaCCATCTCTGAGGAGTTTCTGGAGCTCACGCTCCCTCAGCTCTGTGACATCATTGAGAAAGATGAGCTCAAT gtGCGCATGGCTCGCATAAGCGCAGATTACTTCATGTACACTTTGAAGAACAGTGACCTGCTGAAGGACAGGGTGGAGTTTAACCCCTTTTTTATCAGCACCTTGAAGGCCATGTATAACCTCAACATGAATGGTCCCTCACCTTCTGACTTTGATAACCCGCTGACCCGCCCACGCCTGCCTTCTGCCATCTTGCTGGCCATCAGTGGCTGGAATCACGGCAGCCCGACCAATGCAATCGAGGCCTACGACACCCGGGCTGACCGTTGGGTGAATGTGACGCGGGGGGAGGAGAGACCCCGGCCCTATCATGGTGCTGCATACCTAAAGGGATTTGTGTACTGCATCGGCGGGTTTGATGGTGTGGTCTGCTTCAGTAGTGTGGACAAGTTCAACCCCGTCACTCGAATATGGCATGAGGTGGCCCCGATGCACAGCCGCCGCTGTTATGTGAGTGTAGCTGTGCTCGACAGCTTCGTTTACGCCATGGGTGGCTTTGATGGCCACTTACGCCTCAACACAGCTGAGCGGTACCACCCGGAAGCCAATCAATGGATGCAGATCTCACCCATGATCGAGCAGAGGAGTGATGCTAGTGCCACTGCACTGCATGGCAAA GTGTACATATGCGGAGGCTTCAATGGAGCCGAGAGCCTCTTTACTGCTGAGTGCTACAACCCACTCACCGACCAGTGGGACGCAATTGCTCCGATGACAAATAGCAGAAGTGGCCTTGGAATCGTGGCGTATGATGAACAaatctatgcg GTGGGCGGGTTTGACGGGTCCAATCGTCTGCGCAGTATGGAGGCCTATAACCCTTTAACGAACAAATGGCGTGACGTAGCTGCCATGTTCAACCCGCGCAGCAACTTCGGCATCGAGGTAGTTGACGACCTGATGTTTGTGGTGGGCGGCTTCAATGGATTGACCACCACTACCAGCGTGGAATACTACAATAGGAATGCCGACAGCTGGTACAACGCCCAGGAAATGGGCGCCGGCCGCAGTGGCCTCAGCTGTTGTGTTGTGTCCGCACTCCCCAGCATCGCACGGTACGCTGCCCCTCGTCAGTCCCTGGGGCAGTAA
- the LOC125742933 gene encoding kelch-like protein 10 isoform X1, with the protein MERNDAWNIFNELRLGGPLCDVVIEVNGVKFTAHKIILCGCSAYFRALFANGWSDTGRHEYSIPDVSPEIMKLVIDYAYTHSLPITVDNVESLLVAADQFTIAGIMQSCSAFLENQLCLENCTGIFKFADINWCPELYQSAFSFILHNFKEVATISEEFLELTLPQLCDIIEKDELNVSQEDVVFDAILHWIRHAPASRNAHMSVLLSKVRMARISADYFMYTLKNSDLLKDRVEFNPFFISTLKAMYNLNMNGPSPSDFDNPLTRPRLPSAILLAISGWNHGSPTNAIEAYDTRADRWVNVTRGEERPRPYHGAAYLKGFVYCIGGFDGVVCFSSVDKFNPVTRIWHEVAPMHSRRCYVSVAVLDSFVYAMGGFDGHLRLNTAERYHPEANQWMQISPMIEQRSDASATALHGKVYICGGFNGAESLFTAECYNPLTDQWDAIAPMTNSRSGLGIVAYDEQIYAVGGFDGSNRLRSMEAYNPLTNKWRDVAAMFNPRSNFGIEVVDDLMFVVGGFNGLTTTTSVEYYNRNADSWYNAQEMGAGRSGLSCCVVSALPSIARYAAPRQSLGQ; encoded by the exons ATGGAACGTAATGACGCATGGAATATTTTTAATGAGCTTCGTCTGGGCGGACCGCTTTGTGATGTGGTCATTGAAGTCAACGGTGTAAAATTCACAGCCCACAAAATTATTCTTTGCGGCTGCAGCGCCTATTTCCG GGCTCTCTTCGCAAATGGCTGGAGTGACACAGGAAGGCATGAGTACAGCATCCCAGATGTTTCCCCAGAGATAATGAAGCTAGTCATTGACTATGCCTACACACACTCTTTGCCCATCACAGTTGACAATGTGGAAAGCCTGTTGGTGGCTGCTGACCAGTTCACCATCGCGGGCATAATGCAAAGCTGTAGCGCGTTCCTGGAGAACCAGCTCTGTCTAGAGAACTGTACTGGCATTTTCAAGTTTGCCGACATCAACTGGTGTCCTGAGTTATACCAGTCTGCCTTCAGCTTTATACTGCATaacttcaaggaggttgccaCCATCTCTGAGGAGTTTCTGGAGCTCACGCTCCCTCAGCTCTGTGACATCATTGAGAAAGATGAGCTCAATGTGAGTCAGGAGGATGTTGTCTTTGACGCCATCCTTCACTGGATCAGGCATGCACCTGCCAGTCGAAATGCCCACATGTCTGTGCTTCTGTCCAAG gtGCGCATGGCTCGCATAAGCGCAGATTACTTCATGTACACTTTGAAGAACAGTGACCTGCTGAAGGACAGGGTGGAGTTTAACCCCTTTTTTATCAGCACCTTGAAGGCCATGTATAACCTCAACATGAATGGTCCCTCACCTTCTGACTTTGATAACCCGCTGACCCGCCCACGCCTGCCTTCTGCCATCTTGCTGGCCATCAGTGGCTGGAATCACGGCAGCCCGACCAATGCAATCGAGGCCTACGACACCCGGGCTGACCGTTGGGTGAATGTGACGCGGGGGGAGGAGAGACCCCGGCCCTATCATGGTGCTGCATACCTAAAGGGATTTGTGTACTGCATCGGCGGGTTTGATGGTGTGGTCTGCTTCAGTAGTGTGGACAAGTTCAACCCCGTCACTCGAATATGGCATGAGGTGGCCCCGATGCACAGCCGCCGCTGTTATGTGAGTGTAGCTGTGCTCGACAGCTTCGTTTACGCCATGGGTGGCTTTGATGGCCACTTACGCCTCAACACAGCTGAGCGGTACCACCCGGAAGCCAATCAATGGATGCAGATCTCACCCATGATCGAGCAGAGGAGTGATGCTAGTGCCACTGCACTGCATGGCAAA GTGTACATATGCGGAGGCTTCAATGGAGCCGAGAGCCTCTTTACTGCTGAGTGCTACAACCCACTCACCGACCAGTGGGACGCAATTGCTCCGATGACAAATAGCAGAAGTGGCCTTGGAATCGTGGCGTATGATGAACAaatctatgcg GTGGGCGGGTTTGACGGGTCCAATCGTCTGCGCAGTATGGAGGCCTATAACCCTTTAACGAACAAATGGCGTGACGTAGCTGCCATGTTCAACCCGCGCAGCAACTTCGGCATCGAGGTAGTTGACGACCTGATGTTTGTGGTGGGCGGCTTCAATGGATTGACCACCACTACCAGCGTGGAATACTACAATAGGAATGCCGACAGCTGGTACAACGCCCAGGAAATGGGCGCCGGCCGCAGTGGCCTCAGCTGTTGTGTTGTGTCCGCACTCCCCAGCATCGCACGGTACGCTGCCCCTCGTCAGTCCCTGGGGCAGTAA